One genomic window of Syntrophorhabdaceae bacterium includes the following:
- a CDS encoding patatin-like phospholipase family protein, giving the protein MSGSGRPAKYLSLSLLLLAAAFLIYSCQSAPVVPRRAEPRIALVLGGGAAKGFAHVGVIRVLEQEKIPISMIVGTSVGSLIGGLYAANPDSFQLEWIAFKIDRNDILDISVINSKWGPVQGARLEAFVEQTAKVKTVEETKIPFYPVATDINTGETVTLEKGSLAKAIRASSAIPGIFVPVTFGKRLLVDGGVTDNVPCDIAKNKGADIVIAVNLSKDVKDYNLGSCIDMIGQSASIMMHESNKIKLRHADVIIEPDARGVSMFDFTQKKAMMEEGIKAAKKALPRIKELIDAYKSR; this is encoded by the coding sequence GGGCGCCCCGCTAAGTATCTTTCGCTTTCTCTCCTCCTGCTGGCAGCAGCGTTCCTGATTTATTCCTGCCAGTCCGCCCCGGTTGTGCCGCGCCGGGCAGAGCCCAGGATCGCCCTCGTATTGGGGGGCGGTGCAGCCAAGGGGTTCGCCCACGTGGGCGTGATACGGGTGCTGGAGCAGGAGAAAATCCCCATCTCCATGATCGTGGGGACCAGCGTAGGAAGTCTCATCGGAGGTCTTTACGCGGCAAATCCCGACAGTTTCCAGCTCGAATGGATTGCCTTCAAAATCGACAGGAACGACATACTCGATATATCCGTCATCAATTCGAAATGGGGGCCCGTACAAGGGGCGCGGCTCGAGGCCTTCGTGGAGCAGACCGCAAAGGTGAAGACGGTCGAAGAGACAAAGATCCCCTTCTATCCCGTTGCTACCGACATCAATACAGGCGAGACGGTCACCCTGGAAAAGGGCTCCCTTGCGAAGGCCATTCGGGCATCGTCAGCCATACCGGGAATCTTCGTACCAGTGACCTTCGGCAAAAGACTCCTGGTGGATGGAGGCGTCACGGACAATGTCCCCTGCGATATCGCGAAAAATAAGGGCGCGGACATCGTGATCGCGGTAAACCTTTCGAAGGATGTGAAAGATTATAATCTGGGCTCTTGCATCGATATGATAGGCCAGTCTGCAAGCATCATGATGCATGAGAGCAATAAAATAAAGCTCCGCCACGCGGACGTGATAATCGAGCCCGATGCAAGGGGCGTATCGATGTTCGATTTTACGCAGAAAAAGGCAATGATGGAGGAAGGCATAAAGGCAGCCAAAAAGGCCCTTCCCCGGATCAAAGAGCTCATTGACGCGTATAAGAGTCGGTAG
- a CDS encoding YdcF family protein — protein sequence MIVAFVLKKLITCCLIPPGLFVVAALIVAFFARKKARIAAFALAAAIYLTSIGPVGDLLLGNLEKAYEIPALVKIAQCDVYVVLGGGANPRAPTIDGKGLPSPEALTRVMAAYRLYLIDRKPIILSGGDYLGRETEAEITKRYLINLGVDKELIITETRARNTYENAYYTRVICEERGFRRILLVTSAFHMRRSVMLFNKLSGPVTPFPAGSRASGAADPFSWLPDIDNTVNVTAAVREYIGILFYKITL from the coding sequence ATGATCGTCGCCTTCGTTCTCAAGAAGCTGATCACCTGCTGTCTCATACCCCCGGGCCTGTTCGTCGTGGCCGCTCTCATCGTCGCATTCTTCGCGCGCAAAAAGGCACGAATTGCCGCTTTCGCGCTCGCCGCGGCCATTTACCTGACATCCATCGGACCCGTGGGAGACCTGCTCCTCGGCAATCTGGAAAAGGCATATGAGATTCCCGCCCTCGTCAAAATCGCGCAGTGCGACGTGTATGTCGTATTGGGAGGCGGAGCCAATCCAAGGGCGCCGACCATCGACGGAAAAGGTCTGCCTTCACCGGAAGCCCTTACCAGAGTGATGGCCGCCTACCGCCTCTACCTCATCGACCGAAAACCGATCATCCTTTCCGGTGGAGATTACCTTGGCAGAGAGACTGAGGCTGAGATCACGAAACGATATCTCATAAACCTCGGTGTCGATAAAGAACTGATCATTACAGAAACAAGGGCCAGGAATACGTACGAAAACGCCTATTATACCCGCGTCATATGCGAGGAGCGCGGGTTCAGACGCATACTCCTCGTTACCAGCGCCTTTCACATGAGAAGGTCCGTCATGCTCTTCAATAAACTTTCCGGGCCCGTCACCCCTTTTCCCGCAGGCTCCAGGGCTTCGGGCGCCGCAGACCCTTTCTCCTGGCTCCCCGACATCGACAACACCGTGAACGTGACCGCAGCGGTGAGGGAATACATCGGCATACTCTTTTATAAGATCACACTCTGA
- the epmA gene encoding EF-P lysine aminoacylase EpmA, which yields MKEREILEIRHEYTKAIREFFYKGDYLEVETPSLVKTSPPDPHIDPVEAWVGKKGPFYLHTSPEVHMKRLLGFGRDRIFQICKVFRVEELEEIHNVEFTMLEWYREGTYEEAMKEVEALVCFAANALGRADRARFEPPFAVYDLDRLFVEKTGVDPFPLDRDALVKAMGERGFRGIDERDEWSDLFFKLLIQEVEGAIRDERPYFIKDWPQAIPTMAKSRAGGKVERFELYINGVEIANGYTELIDPVEQRARFLKSNLERVKLGKKEFPPDETFLEDLSSLTGSYTGVALGMDRLLMSLLGLKKIEEVMIHRFRV from the coding sequence ATGAAAGAACGAGAGATACTGGAGATAAGGCACGAATATACAAAAGCAATACGGGAATTTTTTTACAAGGGCGATTACCTGGAGGTGGAGACCCCGAGCCTCGTGAAAACGTCTCCGCCCGACCCTCACATCGATCCTGTTGAGGCATGGGTGGGAAAGAAAGGGCCCTTCTATCTCCACACTTCTCCCGAGGTACACATGAAACGGCTCCTCGGGTTCGGCCGCGACCGGATTTTCCAGATATGCAAGGTCTTCAGGGTCGAGGAGCTGGAGGAGATCCATAATGTGGAGTTTACCATGCTCGAATGGTACCGGGAGGGGACTTACGAAGAGGCGATGAAAGAGGTCGAGGCCCTTGTCTGTTTTGCGGCCAATGCCCTCGGCCGGGCCGACAGGGCCCGGTTTGAGCCGCCCTTTGCCGTCTACGACCTCGACCGGCTATTCGTCGAGAAGACTGGTGTCGACCCGTTCCCGCTCGACAGAGACGCTCTCGTCAAGGCGATGGGAGAGAGGGGCTTCAGGGGCATCGATGAAAGGGACGAGTGGAGCGACCTTTTCTTCAAGCTCCTTATACAGGAAGTGGAAGGCGCCATCAGAGATGAAAGACCCTATTTTATCAAGGACTGGCCCCAGGCCATCCCCACCATGGCAAAGAGCCGGGCGGGGGGGAAGGTGGAGAGGTTCGAGTTATATATAAATGGGGTGGAGATCGCGAATGGCTATACGGAGCTTATTGACCCCGTGGAACAGAGGGCGCGATTCCTGAAAAGCAACCTGGAGCGGGTAAAACTAGGGAAAAAAGAGTTTCCCCCGGACGAAACTTTCCTGGAGGACCTTTCCTCTCTCACGGGTTCTTACACGGGGGTCGCCCTGGGAATGGACAGACTTCTTATGAGCCTTCTCGGCCTCAAAAAAATTGAAGAGGTGATGATTCATAGGTTCAGAGTGTGA
- a CDS encoding NAD(P)H-dependent oxidoreductase produces MRRLLAAGAPVMVSLYITAGNMTAFRLSVMRPLSLAALLLMGGILYAKGRREGLTALDKGFFAYIAVANALFWFFPYSISGIVADFPTGILFAVLFSAVAFPALAGRYFTEYFAKKTSPEAVWQTDIFKTINRRMTWAWAVIFALSAFVTTMPLLFDLPGNPGTGFLFQVVLPALFMLGVGVPMNRRYPAYYQSKMGIEPPGPEPVGCDTNKGAHLSEAPPKENRMENGMENQRKVVAINGSPHEGVGNTSQMLGMIASVLAGEGVAMEEIYLAGKKIDYCIGCGACLEKGKCWRPDEYAAIAEKLFSADGIIFASPVYFNHVTAQMKTFIDRSLAFGHKPRTSWKPGLAVSVSAGRSETATAQYLAGTLHVFGAFAVGTLTAMATGPGTFMGKDLVEARARDLALDLVRAIKEKRQYPATDENLSFYLFMRDLVVREKEFMRDDYRHWQDAGLLKGFEAYMGQKYAAPNFDPEFRKEWLKENIRESKSAERVITLSPEPSRGPSSVISCREFLMLMPGGLRKDEAGDLSAIYQFEITGSEEFVAHLAIKDGACLFHEGPHPHPDVTIKAPADLWLAISQGNEDGQKAFMAGKYKIEGSVALLMKLGRLFRG; encoded by the coding sequence ATGAGAAGGCTTCTCGCGGCCGGAGCCCCGGTCATGGTGTCTCTCTATATAACTGCGGGCAATATGACGGCTTTCCGTCTCTCCGTCATGCGTCCCCTGAGTCTCGCGGCCCTGCTTTTGATGGGGGGGATTCTATACGCCAAGGGAAGAAGGGAAGGCCTTACCGCCCTGGACAAGGGCTTTTTCGCGTACATAGCCGTCGCCAATGCTCTGTTCTGGTTTTTCCCTTACTCTATTTCAGGAATAGTAGCCGATTTCCCGACCGGCATTCTCTTTGCCGTCCTCTTTTCCGCCGTCGCGTTCCCGGCCTTGGCAGGGCGGTATTTTACGGAGTATTTCGCGAAGAAGACATCTCCGGAAGCGGTATGGCAGACCGATATCTTCAAAACGATCAATCGCCGCATGACGTGGGCATGGGCTGTCATATTCGCTTTGTCCGCCTTCGTGACGACCATGCCGTTGCTTTTTGATCTGCCGGGCAATCCGGGGACGGGGTTCCTCTTTCAGGTCGTCCTTCCGGCGCTTTTCATGCTGGGGGTAGGCGTTCCCATGAACAGGAGATACCCCGCGTACTACCAGAGCAAGATGGGTATAGAGCCGCCCGGACCGGAACCTGTCGGATGCGATACCAATAAGGGCGCACATTTAAGTGAGGCACCTCCGAAGGAGAACAGGATGGAGAATGGAATGGAAAATCAACGAAAAGTAGTGGCTATTAACGGCTCACCCCATGAGGGTGTCGGCAATACGAGCCAGATGCTCGGGATGATCGCGTCCGTTCTCGCCGGCGAGGGCGTGGCGATGGAGGAGATCTATCTGGCAGGCAAAAAGATCGATTATTGTATCGGGTGCGGCGCCTGCCTGGAAAAAGGAAAGTGCTGGCGTCCGGATGAATATGCGGCCATAGCCGAAAAGCTATTTTCCGCCGATGGAATTATTTTCGCCTCTCCCGTCTATTTTAATCATGTGACGGCCCAGATGAAGACTTTCATCGACCGCTCCCTCGCGTTCGGTCACAAACCCCGGACGAGCTGGAAACCGGGTCTTGCCGTGAGTGTGTCGGCGGGTAGATCGGAGACCGCGACCGCTCAATATCTGGCCGGCACTCTCCATGTCTTCGGCGCCTTCGCCGTGGGGACTTTGACCGCCATGGCAACGGGACCCGGTACTTTTATGGGTAAAGATCTCGTGGAAGCAAGGGCGCGCGACCTCGCCCTCGATCTTGTCCGGGCTATAAAGGAGAAGCGCCAATACCCGGCCACCGACGAAAACCTCTCTTTCTACCTCTTCATGAGGGATCTTGTGGTGAGGGAGAAGGAGTTTATGCGCGATGATTATCGTCACTGGCAGGATGCCGGACTCTTAAAAGGTTTCGAAGCCTATATGGGACAGAAATATGCTGCACCCAATTTTGATCCGGAATTCAGAAAAGAATGGCTGAAGGAAAACATCAGGGAATCGAAGTCGGCGGAGAGGGTGATTACCCTGTCTCCGGAACCATCTCGCGGCCCGTCATCCGTTATATCGTGCCGAGAGTTTCTCATGCTCATGCCCGGGGGACTCAGAAAAGATGAGGCGGGAGATCTTTCGGCGATCTACCAGTTCGAGATCACGGGTTCAGAGGAGTTCGTCGCCCACCTTGCAATCAAGGACGGGGCCTGTCTCTTTCACGAGGGTCCCCATCCTCATCCCGATGTGACCATAAAGGCGCCTGCGGATCTGTGGCTTGCCATATCGCAGGGCAATGAAGACGGGCAGAAGGCGTTTATGGCGGGAAAATATAAGATCGAGGGCAGCGTAGCCCTTCTCATGAAGCTCGGGAGGCTTTTCAGGGGTTGA
- a CDS encoding MerR family transcriptional regulator — protein MAGKGTGADERKKRPEEGLRMKELTTATGLPKSAILHYVAQGLLPEPIKTSRNMAYYAPECVERIAFIKSLQERYSFPLNKIRGILASKDEGKDPARIIELCEVIFQGHEGPVFDKKAFCEATGLDPRQVKALRDAKLLLPLDDESFNGQDVVIGAHYARGLALGLHVADLSFYAEAAKRIVDKEMALRKKLTARLPEDQDAGLTAQLVQAARQIRTYVLDRSFQTYVSTMKDFKGEEDA, from the coding sequence ATGGCAGGCAAAGGAACAGGGGCGGACGAGAGGAAGAAGAGGCCTGAAGAGGGCTTGAGAATGAAAGAATTGACCACGGCCACGGGCCTGCCGAAATCGGCCATACTCCATTATGTCGCTCAGGGATTGCTCCCGGAGCCAATAAAGACCAGCAGGAACATGGCATACTATGCACCTGAATGCGTGGAGAGGATCGCCTTCATAAAGTCCCTTCAGGAACGGTACTCCTTTCCCCTTAACAAGATCAGGGGAATTCTCGCCTCAAAAGACGAGGGTAAAGACCCTGCAAGGATCATCGAGCTGTGTGAGGTCATATTTCAGGGGCATGAGGGGCCCGTCTTCGACAAAAAGGCTTTTTGCGAGGCAACGGGGCTCGACCCGCGGCAGGTGAAGGCCTTGAGGGACGCGAAGCTCCTCCTGCCCCTCGACGACGAGAGCTTTAACGGGCAGGATGTGGTGATAGGGGCCCATTATGCGAGAGGGCTCGCACTGGGTCTTCATGTGGCGGACCTGTCTTTCTACGCAGAGGCGGCAAAGAGGATAGTGGACAAGGAGATGGCGTTGAGAAAGAAATTGACGGCCCGCCTGCCCGAGGATCAGGACGCGGGCCTTACTGCCCAGCTGGTACAAGCGGCCCGACAGATCAGGACCTATGTCCTCGACCGCTCGTTTCAGACCTACGTAAGCACAATGAAGGATTTTAAAGGGGAGGAAGACGCATGA
- a CDS encoding DUF2141 domain-containing protein, with the protein MKMKGIACIWCAVFLLALIGQVAAQDGATLKVSVSGFQNDKGDAKISIFNSKESFAAGDTGFRAAVLPIKGGKAEWVLSGLPYGTYAIKIYHDENGNGKLDKNSFGMPKEKYGFSNNARGSFGPPGYDQVAFTFNNTNNTITITVE; encoded by the coding sequence ATGAAGATGAAAGGCATTGCATGCATCTGGTGTGCAGTTTTTCTGTTGGCCCTTATCGGGCAGGTCGCGGCCCAGGATGGAGCAACGCTTAAGGTCTCTGTGTCCGGGTTTCAAAATGACAAAGGCGACGCAAAAATATCTATTTTCAATTCAAAAGAGAGTTTTGCGGCCGGCGACACGGGCTTTCGCGCGGCGGTGTTGCCGATCAAGGGCGGGAAGGCCGAATGGGTGCTCTCCGGCCTTCCCTACGGAACGTATGCCATAAAGATATACCACGATGAGAATGGCAACGGAAAACTCGACAAGAACAGCTTCGGCATGCCGAAAGAGAAATACGGCTTCTCGAATAACGCCAGGGGCTCTTTCGGGCCTCCTGGTTACGATCAGGTGGCGTTCACTTTCAATAACACGAACAATACGATAACGATCACCGTGGAGTGA
- a CDS encoding amidohydrolase family protein, translated as MRLIDVHIHVGHRFEWTEPARRLWMDTGPYVPRIFDEKGRQMPDAYGEAVKEEGVVGGILIPEHSPLTAGVMPFQRALEINSLHPELIPFANINPNYHDDPMTAFVDQLHRGARGLKIHPIHGFFYANDQRLYPLYDKCEQEGLIVMFHAGTSVFQGSKMRYSDPYTFDDVVSDFPLLKVVLCHGGRGFWYHIAEFMVKRFENVYIDISGLPPGNLLQYFPSMKKCATKFLYGTDFPGVPGIRRNFEVLAGLVKDSAILERIGFRNAFDLFGFWKEGQVSQGRSVNSTEGCGDS; from the coding sequence GTGCGACTCATCGACGTCCATATACATGTAGGGCACAGATTTGAATGGACGGAGCCCGCCCGAAGGCTCTGGATGGACACCGGTCCCTATGTCCCGCGGATCTTCGATGAAAAAGGGCGGCAGATGCCCGACGCATATGGGGAAGCCGTAAAAGAGGAAGGTGTGGTAGGCGGGATTCTGATTCCGGAGCACTCGCCCCTTACCGCCGGGGTGATGCCTTTCCAGAGGGCCCTCGAGATAAATTCCCTCCATCCGGAGCTGATTCCGTTCGCGAATATAAATCCAAACTATCATGACGATCCCATGACCGCTTTCGTGGACCAGCTACACCGCGGTGCGCGGGGGCTAAAGATACACCCGATTCACGGTTTTTTTTATGCAAACGATCAAAGGCTCTACCCCCTTTACGATAAATGCGAACAGGAGGGGCTTATTGTAATGTTCCATGCAGGGACCAGTGTCTTTCAGGGCTCCAAAATGCGTTATTCCGATCCCTACACCTTCGATGACGTGGTGAGTGATTTTCCTCTCCTGAAGGTCGTCCTTTGTCACGGAGGGAGAGGGTTCTGGTATCATATCGCGGAATTCATGGTGAAAAGGTTCGAGAATGTCTATATCGACATATCAGGCCTTCCTCCCGGCAACCTCCTTCAGTACTTCCCGTCCATGAAGAAGTGTGCGACAAAATTTCTGTACGGGACCGATTTTCCGGGTGTCCCGGGTATCAGGAGGAATTTTGAAGTCCTCGCGGGTCTCGTCAAGGACTCGGCAATCCTGGAGCGTATCGGCTTTAGGAATGCCTTCGACCTGTTCGGATTCTGGAAGGAGGGACAGGTGTCACAGGGAAGAAGCGTGAACTCTACTGAAGGCTGTGGTGATAGTTGA